A segment of the Chitinophagaceae bacterium genome:
AGACCATCTGCACCAGAAGTAACTGCCACCAATTCACATTTTTCGAGGGCCTTGCTTGCAATCTTCAATGGCGAGTTTTCATGAAAGACCTTAGCCCCTTCGTCATTGTTAATATGGATACAATAAGGATTTACTTTAACGGCAGCAGACAAATATTTTTCAGAACAATCCACAAAGGTTTTAATACCTTTCTTTTTTGCTGCAACTATAAACTCAGGATAGCCAATTTCGTCGGGAGTTATGGGCCAAGAGCCACTTAGGCATACAGCAGTTGCTTTATCCAGTAACCTTATAAATTCCAGCCAAAACAAATATACTTGGTCATCGGTAATGAATGGGCCGCATTCTACTAACTCTGTGTCATTTAAGTCTGTCTTCGATCGAAATGTAAAACAGGTTCTGTTTGGTGAATCAATTGCTGGGCCATAACAATAAACTCCTTTGCTCTCACAAAATTCTTTGATATATTTTCCGGTATCGCCTCCCCAAAATCCCAGCAATACACAAGGTTCTCCCAATTCGGCTAAACCCAATGCTACATGAACGCCTTTTCCTCCGGGAAATGCAAGTTCTTTTTTTATTTTATTTACTTTCCCATGAATAAAGTCATCAAGCCACACGAACTTGTCAACCGAAGGATTTGGACATAAACAAAGAATCATATATAAAATCATTAAGTTCAGTATGGGTAAATATGCACTCCCTGAACGATCCTGTGAATGCTTCCATTTTGCGAAGGTGAATCAGGGGTTAATCCTAACGCAATGGATTTATGAAATCCTATGATTTGAGCAGGAAGTATGCTGCAAACAGCGAAATAATCATCCTGAAGTTTGCCTGCTTCACTCCCCAGATCAATGGTTGAATTTTCGAAGTCTCTTATTTCGTTAAGGTATTGCCCGATACCGATGCTGTACAGGAATTTTTCGCTTTGATCAATTGATTTCACAAGGTCAACCTCGTAATTCCGAACATAAGGATCAGATGAAAACAAATAGATAAGAAGGGAAGATTCGTCAATGACCGCTTTGGGGCCATGTCTGAATCCGAGAAACGAATCGTATTGACAAATAATTTGCCCATCGGTAAGTTCAGTTATTTTCAGATGCGATTCTCTTGCCGTTCCCTTTAAAGGCCCCGATCCAAGAAATACAACTCTTTTGAAATTCAGGTCAGCTACTTTGCTGAGTTCCCGGGAGTATTCGTTCAGGATTTTTTTTCCAAAATCGGCAAGCTTTAAAACATTTCTTTCATTCTGTTCAATATTTGCAATATCTGAAATCAGCAAACCTGCTAATGTCATTGATGTAAACGAACTCGTCATAGCTAAAGCCCGGTCATTAGTTCCTTCCGGAAGTATAAAAACAAATGAGTTGTTTTTGCTTGATGCTACTTTTGCCAATTTTCCGTCAGGGTTACAGGTAATGATTAAATGATAAACGACATTATGTATTTTTTCGGATAGGTTAATGGTAGCAAGGCTTTCAGGGCTATCACCCGATCTGGCAAAAGAAATTAATAAGGTTGGAACTGATTTCTGAAAGAAATCACCTGGATGAGTTACTAAATCGGTGGTAGGGATAGCCCTCGTTGTGAGCCCGGTATTTCTGTAAAATGCCTGCTGAAGAATCTGGCCTATAAATGCAGAAGTACCTGCTCCTGTCAAAATGATCTGTACTTTATCAATTGCAAATATTTTATTTAAAAAAGTAGTGAGTTGATTTTTATTCGATAAGAGTGAATTATACGTATCAACCCATAGTTTTGGCTGGCTGGTTATCTCTTTAGCCATGTGTGAAGATTCCATTAAGTTCAGAACAGTTTTGTTTTCCATAACTAAAATATTTTCATTTCATTTCTTTTCAAAAGTATAATATTTATTTTATCTTTCTTTATTTTTTATTTATTTTATCGAAAAATGAAAATACTGATGCCTGTATGACGAAATAACTGAGTTTTAGAAGTTTATAAAGCG
Coding sequences within it:
- a CDS encoding SIS domain-containing protein → MENKTVLNLMESSHMAKEITSQPKLWVDTYNSLLSNKNQLTTFLNKIFAIDKVQIILTGAGTSAFIGQILQQAFYRNTGLTTRAIPTTDLVTHPGDFFQKSVPTLLISFARSGDSPESLATINLSEKIHNVVYHLIITCNPDGKLAKVASSKNNSFVFILPEGTNDRALAMTSSFTSMTLAGLLISDIANIEQNERNVLKLADFGKKILNEYSRELSKVADLNFKRVVFLGSGPLKGTARESHLKITELTDGQIICQYDSFLGFRHGPKAVIDESSLLIYLFSSDPYVRNYEVDLVKSIDQSEKFLYSIGIGQYLNEIRDFENSTIDLGSEAGKLQDDYFAVCSILPAQIIGFHKSIALGLTPDSPSQNGSIHRIVQGVHIYPY